Proteins from a single region of Anthonomus grandis grandis chromosome 10, icAntGran1.3, whole genome shotgun sequence:
- the LOC126741098 gene encoding SUMO-conjugating enzyme UBC9-B gives MSGIAATRLAEERKAWRKDHPFGFVARPSKNADGSLNLMNWECSIPGKKGTPWEEGHYKLRMLFKEDYPTSPPKCKFEPPLFHPNVYPSGTVCLSLLDEDKDWRPAITIKQILLGIQDLLNEPNVKDPAQAEAYTIYCQNRLEYEKRVKAQARAMSHQEL, from the exons ATGTCCGGAATTGCAGCTACACGTCTTGCAGAAGAAAGGAAAGCATGGCGCAAAGATCACCCCTTTGGATTCGTCGCTCGTCCGTCCAAAAACGCAGACGGATCCTTGAATCTGATGAACTGGGAATGCTCTATTCCTGGAAAGAAAGGCACACCCTGGGAAGAGGGACATTATAAATTAAGAATGCTATTTAAAGAAG ATTACCCCACCAGTCCACCAAAGTGCAAGTTTGAGCCACCCTTGTTTCACCCTAATGTCTACCCTTCTGGGACAGTATGCTTGTCTCTTCTTGATGAAGACAAGGATTGGCGCCCAGCAATTACCATCAAACAAATCCTGTTAG GTATTCAAGACTTACTCAACGAGCCGAACGTTAAAGATCCCGCACAAGCAGAAGCATACACGATCTACTGTCAAAACCGTCTTGAATACGAGAAACGAGTTAAGGCCCAGGCGCGGGCCATGAGCCACcaagaattgtaa